The Flavobacterium sp. N2270 genome contains the following window.
TTTATAGTTTTGCACTCTTAACGAGAGGAGGTGTCAAGATTATGTTAATTATACCAATTAAAGACGGAGAAAATATCGACAAAGCGCTAAAACGCTATAAGAGAAAATTTGATAAAACAGGAACTGTTCGTCAGTTACGTGCACGTCAACAATTCATTAAACCGTCTGTTACAAACAGAGCTAAAATCCAAAAAGCATATTATATTCAACGAATGAATGACGCTTTAGAAGGATAGTAATTATAGATTACTAAATAATATAACCGTTAGATAATAAAGTGTAACTTTGTGTCTAGCGGTTTTTTTATGGATTCAAATTTAAATGCATACCAGAATTACTTATTAAAAGAAAAGAACTACTCAGTTCATACAATAAAAGCTTATTTAAGAGATGTTAGTTCTTTTAAACAATACTTGGTGAATAATCACGATAATGTTCAGTTGGAAAATGTCAATTATTCTTTAATCAGAAATTGGATTGTTTTTTTAGTTGAAAGTGATAATTCAAATATATCTGTAAACAGAAAAATTTCCTCGTTAAAATCATTCTATAGGTTTTTGCTAAAAATAAAAGCAATTCAACAAAATCCGCTTTTAAAACATAAATCATTGAAAACGGCAAAAAAAGTTCAAATTCCATTTTCTGAAAATGAATTAAATGATGTTTTTAATTTAAATATTTATAATTCTGATTTTGAGGGAATACGAAATTATTTAATTATAGAGCTTTTTTACACTACAGGAATAAGGAGAGCTGAATTAATAGGATTGAAATTAAGTAATGTAGATCTTTTAAATAAAACAATTAAGGTTTTGGGAAAAAGAAATAAGGAAAGAATTATTCCGCTTCTAGATTGTACTATAGATTTAATTAAAAAGTATTTATTAGAAAAAAAAGGTATAGATAAAGCTATTGAGAATGACGTGTTAATTTTATCAAAAAAAGGTCATAAAATAAGCGAATCGTTTGTTTATAGATTAATAAATGATTACTTTAGTACTGTGTCTCAAAAAATAAAAAAGAGTCCGCACGTTCTTAGGCATTCATTTGCAACTCATTTGCTAAATAATGGAGCTGATTTAAATTCAGTAAAAGAATTGTTGGGTCATTCAAGTTTGTCTTCAACGCAAATTTATACTCATAGCAGTTTGTCTGAGATTCAAAATGTATATAAGAACGCGCATCCTAGAAACAAAAAATAATTCAAATGTTTAACTTAACCTAAATTAAATATAATATGAAGGTAGATATTCACGCAGTAAATTTTAATATCGACAGAAAACTTGTTGATTTTATTCAAGAAAAATTAGATAAGCTAGAAAAGTATTATGATAAGGTTGTTGCTTCTGATGTTTATTTAAAATTAGAGAACACTAGTGATAAAGAGAATAAAACCGTAGAGATTAAAATACATGTACCTGGTGATGAAATTCTTGTAAAGAAAACAAGTAAATCATTTGAGGAGGCTATTGATTCTGCAGCAAGTTCTGCTGAAAGAATGTTAGTGAAAAGGAAAGAGAAAATTAGAATGTTTTCTTAAATGTAAAAAAAAAGCAAAAAAAGTTTTGATTAAAAAATAAATTATATACATTTGCAGTCCGTTAGAAATAGCGGGCTTTTTTAATAAAATATGCCGATGTAGCTCAGCTGGCTAGAGCAGCTGATTTGTAATCAGCAGGTCGTGGGTTCGAGTCCCTCTATCGGCTCAAGTTCTTAAGATACTGAAAATTAAATGTTTAAATGGGGAGATACTCAAGCGGCCAACGAGGGCGGACTGTAAATCCGCTGATTACATCTTCGCAGGTTCGAATCCTGCTCTCCCCACATTTTTTTGTATTTAATAAGTTGAAAAATAATAACTTTATAGTTATAGACCTGAGGAATTTTAGCCGGTGTAGCTCAGGGGTAGAGTGCTTCCTTGGTAAGGAAGAGGTCACGGGTTCAAATCCCGTCATTGGCTCATAAGTTGTTTAAATTTGAACACTAATATATTATATAACACTAAGATTAAAAATCATTAAGTCATGGCAAAAGGAAATTTTGATCGTTCGAAACCGCACTTAAATATTGGTACAATCGGGCACGTAGATCACGGAAAAACTACATTAACAGCTGCAATTACAAAAGTATTGTCTGATGCAGGTTTGTCTGAGGCAAAATCATTTGACCAAATTGATAATGCTCCAGAAGAAAAAGAAAGAGGTATTACAATTAATACATCTCATGTTGAGTATTCAACAGCTAATCGTCATTACGCTCACGTTGACTGTCCAGGTCACGCGGATTATGTAAAGAACATGGTTACTGGTGCTGCTCAAATGGATGGAGCTATCTTAGTAGTTGCTGCTACAGATGGACCTATGCCTCAAACAAGAGAGCATATCCTTTTAGGTCGTCAGGTAGGTATTCCTCGTATGGTTGTATTCATGAATAAAGTGGATATGGTTGATGATGCTGAGTTACTTGAATTAGTAGAAATGGAGATTAGAGATTTATTATCTTTCTATCAATATGATGGTGATAATGGTCCTGTTATTCAAGGTTCTGCTTTAGGAGGGTTAAATGGTGATGCTAAATGGGTTGCTACTATCATGGAGTTAATGGATGCGGTTGATAACTGGATTGAATTACCTGCTCGTGATATTGATAAGCCTTTCTTGATGCCTGTTGAGGATGTATTTACAATTACAGGTCGTGGAACTGTTGCTACAGGTCGTATCGAAACTGGTATTGCTAATACGGGTGATGCAGTTGAGATTATTGGTATGGGTGCTGATAAGTTAACTTCTACTATTACTGGTATTGAGATGTTCCGTCAAATCCTTGATAGAGGTGAGGCAGGAGATAATGCAGGTATCTTATTAAGAGGTATTGCTAAAGAAGATATTAAAAGAGGAATGGTTATTGTTAAGCCAGGTTCTGTTAAGCCACACGCTCATTTCAAAGCAGAGGTTTATATCTTGAAAAAAGAAGAAGGTGGACGTCATACTCCATTCCATAATAATTACCGTCCTCAGTTTTATGTACGTACTACTGATGTTACAGGAACTATTACTTTACCAGCTGGTGTAGAGATGGTTATGCCTGGAGATAACTTGACTATTGAAGTTAATTTATTAAGTCCAATCGCATTATCTGTAGGTTTACGTTTTGCTGTCCGTGAAGGAGGTAGAACTGTAGGTGCAGGTCAGGTTACTGAAATTTTAGACTAATTAATTAGTTTATAGATATTTTTAAAGCCAGTTGATGTGAATTCATCAACTGGCTTCAATAAACGGGCGTAGTTCAAGGGTAGAATAGCGGTCTCCAAAACCGTTGATGGGGGTTCGAATCCCTCCGCCCGTGCAAATTATAAAGATAATGACAAAATTAGTTAATTATATATCTGAAGCTTTTCACGAGTTGAAAACAAATGTAACTTGGCCTGAATGGGCTGAAGTTCAACGTTTAACTATTGTTGTAGCTGTTTTTTCGATATTATTTGCTCTTTTAACTTTCGGTGTTGATGAGTTATTTGTAAAGGCTCTTGAAGGGTTTTTTAATTTAATAAAATAATTTATTTATGGCTGAGAACAGTGTTAAAAAGTGGTATGTAGTAAGAGCTGTAAGTGGGCAAGAAAATAAAGTAAAAGCTTATATTGAAACTGAAACAGTGCGTTTGGGTATGGAGGATTATGTTTCTCAGGTACTTGTTCCTACTGAGAAAGTTGTTCAGGTTAGAGATGGTAAAAAAATAGCTAAGGAAAAGGTATATTTTCCGGGTTATATAATGGTTGAAGCTAATCTTACTGGTGAGGTTCCTCATATTATTAAATCTATTCCTGGTGTAATCGGTTTTCTTGGAGAAACAAAAGGTGGAGAGCCTGTTCCTTTAAGAATGTCGGAAGTTAATAGAATGTTAGGTAAAGTTGATGAGTTGTCTGTTAAAATTGACAATGTTGCTATACCTTATTCTGTTGGTGAAACAGTAAAGGTTGTTGATGGGCCTTTTAATGGTTTCAATGGAACTATTGAAAAAGTTAATGAAGAAAAGCGTAAACTTGAGGTAATGGTTAAAATTTTTGGAAGAAAAACACCATTAGAGTTAAGTTTTATGCAAGTTGAAAAAGTATAATATTTGTTACATATATAAACCACATTTTCGCTTCCAATGAAAATGTGCTAAAATTTAAAAAATGGCAAAAGAAGTTAGTAAAGTAGTTAAACTACAAGTTAAGGGAGGTGCAGCGAATCCATCGCCACCGGTTGGACCTGCTTTGGGTGCTGCTGGAGTTAACATCATGGAGTTCTGTAAGCAATTTAATGCTAGAACACAAGATAAACCCGGCAAAGTGTTACCAGTACAAATTACTGTGTACAAAGATAAATCTTTCGATTTTATTGTAAAAACACCACCAGCAGCGATTCAAATTTTAGAAGCGGCTAAAGTAAAGTCTGGTTCAGGAGAGCCTAACCGTAAAAAAGTAGCTAGTGTTACTTGGGATCAAATTAGAACTATTGCAGAGGACAAAATGCCAGATTTAAATGCATTTACAATGGAATCGGCAATGAGTATGTTAGCTGGTACAGCTAGATCTATGGGTATAACAGTAACAGGAGATGCTCCTTTTAATAGTTAAAAGAATTAGACATGGCAAAATTAACAAAGAAACAAAAAGAGGCTGCATTAAAAATTGATAAGAACAAATTATATTCTTTAAAAGATGCTTCTGCATTACTTAAAGAAGTTGCTTCTGCAAAATTTGATGAGTCTGTAGATATTGCTGTTCGTTTAGGAGTTGATCCTAGAAAAGCAAACCAAATGGTTAGAGGTGTTGTTACACTTCCTCATGGTACTGGAAAAGATGTTAGAGTATTAGCATTAGTTACTCCAGATAAAGAAGCTGAAGCTAAAGCTGCAGGTGCAGACTATGTAGGTTTAGATGATTATCTTCAAAAAATTAAAGATGGTTGGACGGATGTTGATGTTATCATCACTATGCCAGCTGTTATGGGTAAATTAGGGCCATTAGGTCGTATTTTAGGACCTAGAGGTTTAATGCCAAACCCTAAAACTGGAACTGTAACTATGGATGTAGCTAAAGCTGTTGAAGAAGTTAAGTCTGGTAAAATTGACTTTAAAGTTGATAAAACAGGTATAGTGCATGCTGGTATTGGAAGAGTTTCTTTCGATGCTAACAAGATCTATGATAATGCACACGAAATAATTCAAACATTAATCAAATTAAAACCAACTGCAGCAAAGGGTACTTATATTAAGTCTATATATCTTACAAGTACAATGAGTCCTGCTATTGCTTTAGATCCTAAGGCAGTATAATTGGTAGTTAAAAATTTTTAGTATGACTAGAGAAGAAAAATCAATCGCGATTGAAGATTTAACTGCAAAGTTAGCTGGTGTT
Protein-coding sequences here:
- the rpsU gene encoding 30S ribosomal protein S21, with translation MLIIPIKDGENIDKALKRYKRKFDKTGTVRQLRARQQFIKPSVTNRAKIQKAYYIQRMNDALEG
- a CDS encoding tyrosine-type recombinase/integrase produces the protein MDSNLNAYQNYLLKEKNYSVHTIKAYLRDVSSFKQYLVNNHDNVQLENVNYSLIRNWIVFLVESDNSNISVNRKISSLKSFYRFLLKIKAIQQNPLLKHKSLKTAKKVQIPFSENELNDVFNLNIYNSDFEGIRNYLIIELFYTTGIRRAELIGLKLSNVDLLNKTIKVLGKRNKERIIPLLDCTIDLIKKYLLEKKGIDKAIENDVLILSKKGHKISESFVYRLINDYFSTVSQKIKKSPHVLRHSFATHLLNNGADLNSVKELLGHSSLSSTQIYTHSSLSEIQNVYKNAHPRNKK
- the hpf gene encoding ribosome hibernation-promoting factor, HPF/YfiA family codes for the protein MKVDIHAVNFNIDRKLVDFIQEKLDKLEKYYDKVVASDVYLKLENTSDKENKTVEIKIHVPGDEILVKKTSKSFEEAIDSAASSAERMLVKRKEKIRMFS
- the tuf gene encoding elongation factor Tu, whose amino-acid sequence is MAKGNFDRSKPHLNIGTIGHVDHGKTTLTAAITKVLSDAGLSEAKSFDQIDNAPEEKERGITINTSHVEYSTANRHYAHVDCPGHADYVKNMVTGAAQMDGAILVVAATDGPMPQTREHILLGRQVGIPRMVVFMNKVDMVDDAELLELVEMEIRDLLSFYQYDGDNGPVIQGSALGGLNGDAKWVATIMELMDAVDNWIELPARDIDKPFLMPVEDVFTITGRGTVATGRIETGIANTGDAVEIIGMGADKLTSTITGIEMFRQILDRGEAGDNAGILLRGIAKEDIKRGMVIVKPGSVKPHAHFKAEVYILKKEEGGRHTPFHNNYRPQFYVRTTDVTGTITLPAGVEMVMPGDNLTIEVNLLSPIALSVGLRFAVREGGRTVGAGQVTEILD
- the secE gene encoding preprotein translocase subunit SecE, with product MTKLVNYISEAFHELKTNVTWPEWAEVQRLTIVVAVFSILFALLTFGVDELFVKALEGFFNLIK
- the nusG gene encoding transcription termination/antitermination protein NusG, producing MAENSVKKWYVVRAVSGQENKVKAYIETETVRLGMEDYVSQVLVPTEKVVQVRDGKKIAKEKVYFPGYIMVEANLTGEVPHIIKSIPGVIGFLGETKGGEPVPLRMSEVNRMLGKVDELSVKIDNVAIPYSVGETVKVVDGPFNGFNGTIEKVNEEKRKLEVMVKIFGRKTPLELSFMQVEKV
- the rplK gene encoding 50S ribosomal protein L11 codes for the protein MAKEVSKVVKLQVKGGAANPSPPVGPALGAAGVNIMEFCKQFNARTQDKPGKVLPVQITVYKDKSFDFIVKTPPAAIQILEAAKVKSGSGEPNRKKVASVTWDQIRTIAEDKMPDLNAFTMESAMSMLAGTARSMGITVTGDAPFNS
- the rplA gene encoding 50S ribosomal protein L1: MAKLTKKQKEAALKIDKNKLYSLKDASALLKEVASAKFDESVDIAVRLGVDPRKANQMVRGVVTLPHGTGKDVRVLALVTPDKEAEAKAAGADYVGLDDYLQKIKDGWTDVDVIITMPAVMGKLGPLGRILGPRGLMPNPKTGTVTMDVAKAVEEVKSGKIDFKVDKTGIVHAGIGRVSFDANKIYDNAHEIIQTLIKLKPTAAKGTYIKSIYLTSTMSPAIALDPKAV